The following DNA comes from Candidatus Bathyarchaeota archaeon.
CAACCCCCCTAGGAGCGTGAAAAATCACTTGTACCATCAACTCGGCTTCCCTCCGCATCCCCTCTTCTATACCTATCGTAGATGTCGATGAAGGTTAAATTTAGTATTTGGCCGAAGGCAGCTGCTAGGATACCCCCCACAATGGGGACTCTTTCCAGTACCAAGTAGCCTATGATGGTCACGAGCAGTATTACAATGATGTCCCTCAAGTCCTTGCCGAGGACTCTGAAGGTTTGGTTAAGCGCGTCGCCGATACCCGTCTCGTCAACGACGATTATCACCATCAAGAGTATCGCGATGGGTGTGAGGACTATGGTTAAATAGAATATTCCTGCGATAATAGATGCCACGAAGAATGTCCCAATTCTCCCCGTGGCGTAACTGAAACTGCTTCCCAGATCCAACGGCTCGTTCATATAAAGGTCGCGGGACATATCTATCGCCATAAAGTTTAATATTAAGAGCACGACAAGTCCGAAAATCGAGACTATTAACCCGCCGCTCTCCCAGAACTGCATCGTGCTTGAGATGAGTCCCCCTATAATGACCGGGAGGAAGACCATAGGGTTAGCCATAGCCATATTGAAACTCCAAAATAGATGGTCGCTAGCCCTCGCATTTTTTCCTCCTCTGGCTGAACCTCCTCCGGGCTCCATTATACGTTCCCCACAACTAGGGCAGAAGGCGAGGCCTTCATCCATCTTAACTCCACATTTTTGACAGAAAGACCCGCTATTCATCGCTAGATAAAGAAGAGGACACAGGGTTAAGCCTTCCTCCTCGGACCATGGTCTTGCACAGAGGCGTAGAGTCTTTTATTCTACTTGTTGCAGTCTTACACCCGTCTCTGGGACTTTCCAACGAAGAAGGGGCATTCTCAGCATTAGATCTATGAGGAATGGGATGAGGAAGATCAGATAGGAGTAGCTCCCTCGGTAGAGGAACCCGCTAATGAGGGGTGCCGGTATCCTGATAATGCTGCTGAAGGTGTTCGTGATTCCAAGCCATCTCCCTCTCTGGTTGGGAGGCACGAGCTCCAATGCGATGGTGTCGTAGGCTGTTGAGCTGAGCCCGATCCCCCTGAAGAACCAGGCAAGGACCAGCCATGAGGGGCTGGGAGCCAGGACCGTCATGATCATCCAGATGTACAGGGCGGGCCTGATGAGAAAAGTAGCGAACTTTCTCCCTCTTTTATCTGCAATCTCATTAATCGGGAGTGAGAAGATGATTGTGGCTAGGATGGATACCGTTGTCATGATTCCCAGGGTGAGCGCGTTAGCCCCTTTTATCTTGGCTGCATAGAGGAACGTGAATGGCTCCATCATCCCCCATACCATGGACCCAAGTCCACTCACAATCAGCCAGGTCTTAAGCCCTTTCCCCTCAGAAAGAATCTCTCTAAAGTCTTGGAAAACAGACCTTTTATCAGATCTAGGATGAGGAGGTACATCGTCAAGTCTCCTGTAGATATAGGCGTATAGAATCGCTAGTCCAACTGCCTTTAAGTAGAAGAGGGGGCGGATGCCCTCGACGTTTAGCCCACCGAAGTACCCCACGATGAGAGCGGCGGGGATGGGTGCGATGATCCCTACCGTTTGGCCAAAGATCTGCCTAAGTCCAAAGCCGGTGGCCCGGTCCCCGTCCTTAAGGGCGTTTGACATAATTATAGTTTGGCTGCGGAACATCAGAGCCATCGTGAAAGGATCTAAGGCCATGGAAATGAGGATCCATGTCCAGTCTCTAGCTGATGCCATGAGGGCACTCATGATGATCTGGATTAGCATCCCAACCCCCATCACCTTCTTCAGGTTGTAGTTATCGGAGAGCCAACCTGAGGGGAGAGAGATGATCATGTTCACCGTGGCGCTGATGCTTCGGATCCCGCCCAGAGTGATGGCATTCGCGCCCAGACCAGTAGTGTAAATAGAGAAATAGTTCCTCGTGAGGTTCATTAGGAAGTTTGATCCTGCGCTTCTCACCAGGATCATCCGGTAGTTGTGGCTTTGCTTCTTGATGAAGCCTCGCACTTCATTTAATTTTACCAACCACACTCACCTTAAGTTGAAGACTCCTCAGGGATTCCTTATTTAAGACTCTCTCGTTGATTAAGGTTCTTTTATCTGGGCAGGGGTTACCCTCTTTCTGTTTGAGAGCCAGTGGAACCTCGTGTTTTTTTTGATATAGCCTGATGGTATTCTGGACAAACTAACTTTGTGTAAGGTCTTAATAGCCTCTGAGATCGTGACCAAAAGGGGTGACACATGGATGAGTTCACGACCTAGTTGATGCCTATGAGACCATAGATCTTCTAAAAGACCTCGTAAGGATCAACTCGGTCAACCCTAGTCTTGTTCCAGGTGCTCCTGGAGAAGCGGAGATAGCTGGATACATAGGGAAATACCTGCAAGACCTCGGCATGGAGACACATATAACAGAGATAAAGCCGGGTAGAGTGAACGCCGTTGGCGTCCTCAAGGCTGAGGGCGAGGGCCCCGTTCTAATGCTCAATGGACACACAGACACCGTGGGAATAGAGTACATGGAGATCGATCCTCTAGACCCTGTAATCAAGGAGGGGAGGCTTTACGGAAGGGGGACTAACGACATGAAGGGAGGTCTCGCAGCGATTCTCACCGCTACAAAGGCTCTCGTGAATTCAGGTAAGGAGTTCCGAGGCGATCTGATCGTCGCGGCAGTCTGTGACGAAGAGTTCGCAAGCATCGGTACTGAGGCCCTCATGAAGGAAGTCGACATCGACGCTGTGATCGTCTGCGAGCCCACCGAGTTCCAGATCCTCGTTGCTCACAAGGGATTCGCGTGGATTGATATTGAGACTCGTGGGATCTCTGCCCACGGGAGCGCTTGGCAGATCGGTGTGGATGCCATTGCAAAGATGGGGAAGGTCCAAGTGGGCCTTGATAGCTTCCAAGAGGAATCGCTGATGAAACGCTCTCACAGACTGGTGGGGCCCCCCTCAGTCCACTCCTCTATCATCGTCGGGGGAAGAGAGTTAAGCACTTATCCCGATCGCTGCAATCTCAAAGTAGAGAGAAGACTCATCCCTGGGGAGACAAAGGAAGATGTCGAAACCGAGCTGGAAAGCCTTTTGACTTCTATCAGCGATATCGATCCAAAGTTTGACGGGAGTTATGAGATCACCTTTTTCAGGGGTCCCCTCGAGGTTTCCACTGACTCCGAGATATGTAGGGTACTCATCGAGTGTTCCCAGGAGGTAAGAGGGGAGACCCCTCACTTCGTTGGAGGTTCAGGTTGGATGGACACCCAGATCATTGCAAAAAAAGGAGCCTTCGCTGTGGCCTTCGGTCCAGTAGGCTCAGGGTCCCACGCGGCGGTGGAATATGTTGATATTGACTCTGTTGTCAATACTGCTAGGGTTCTGGAGCGGGTGGTTCACAGGTTCTGCGGCTGAAGCATTCTTTATAACCGGATTTTTTTCCTAGGGTGGGACTTAGCCTAGGGGGTATCCTTTTGAAAGCCGAAGCCGTAAACGGCCTGGTCAAGATACTTAAGGCGGAAGTATTAACGGAAGTATGCACTTTTCCTACCAACATTTTCACTAATGCATGCTGCGAGGAGGGGATCCCCAACTTCATGGTCCGAGATGAGTGCTATGCCGTGGCGGATGCCGATGCCTTTTTCCATGTATCCAACGGGAAGCGTTTCGGTGTCTGCTCTGTGATGGAAGGTCTCAACCTAGCTGGCACACAGATGGCGTACGGTGCCCTTGCCCAGGCGTACGAGGACTAGTCGGCCCTTCTCTGTCTCACCGATGGGGTACCCGACGATTCACTAGGGATGCCCAGATATAGTATTAATGACGCGTTCCAGAGCGTCACCAAATGGAGCGGATACATCAACGCAGCTAAAAGGGTCCCGGAGTTCATGAGACGAGCCTTTACAAGCCTCAAGAACTGGCTCCCCGGCCCAGTACTCCTTCAGCTTCCTCGGGCCTGGGGAAATATGACATAGAGGAATTCCCCTACTCCCGGTCAAGAGTTGGAAGACTATGACCCGATCCCAAAGACGTTGAATTTGCCATCAGGACATTTCACTCCTCAGAGAGACCCCTCATCATCGCAGGCCAGGGGACCTTCTACGCTGATGCATGTCAAGAACTCCTTAGCTTCGCAGAGCTGGCAAAAGCCCCTGTCCTCACTACCTTGAATGCAAAGAGCTGCTTCCCCGAGGACCATCCTCTATTCATTTGTGTCCGGGGGGATCCCGCCGAATATTTCATTAAAAGATCCAATCTTGTTCTCGCCATCGGTTGTGGTCTCTCGCCCTCGCTCTT
Coding sequences within:
- a CDS encoding MFS transporter translates to MVKLNEVRGFIKKQSHNYRMILVRSAGSNFLMNLTRNYFSIYTTGLGANAITLGGIRSISATVNMIISLPSGWLSDNYNLKKVMGVGMLIQIIMSALMASARDWTWILISMALDPFTMALMFRSQTIIMSNALKDGDRATGFGLRQIFGQTVGIIAPIPAALIVGYFGGLNVEGIRPLFYLKAVGLAILYAYIYRRLDDVPPHPRSDKRSVFQDFREILSEGKGLKTWLIVSGLGSMVWGMMEPFTFLYAAKIKGANALTLGIMTTVSILATIIFSLPINEIADKRGRKFATFLIRPALYIWMIMTVLAPSPSWLVLAWFFRGIGLSSTAYDTIALELVPPNQRGRWLGITNTFSSIIRIPAPLISGFLYRGSYSYLIFLIPFLIDLMLRMPLLRWKVPETGVRLQQVE
- a CDS encoding ArgE/DapE family deacylase codes for the protein MDLLKDLVRINSVNPSLVPGAPGEAEIAGYIGKYLQDLGMETHITEIKPGRVNAVGVLKAEGEGPVLMLNGHTDTVGIEYMEIDPLDPVIKEGRLYGRGTNDMKGGLAAILTATKALVNSGKEFRGDLIVAAVCDEEFASIGTEALMKEVDIDAVIVCEPTEFQILVAHKGFAWIDIETRGISAHGSAWQIGVDAIAKMGKVQVGLDSFQEESLMKRSHRLVGPPSVHSSIIVGGRELSTYPDRCNLKVERRLIPGETKEDVETELESLLTSISDIDPKFDGSYEITFFRGPLEVSTDSEICRVLIECSQEVRGETPHFVGGSGWMDTQIIAKKGAFAVAFGPVGSGSHAAVEYVDIDSVVNTARVLERVVHRFCG